In the Euphorbia lathyris chromosome 5, ddEupLath1.1, whole genome shotgun sequence genome, one interval contains:
- the LOC136230395 gene encoding probable beta-1,3-galactosyltransferase 2, whose translation MSFKSRGDQISSKTFISHRWTLFLCFCCFCGGRLFTDRMWTVPESRRITRTTAMEAESLKLVSEGCGIQTFHQKDVRRDSSDIIGEVYKTHNAIQTLDKTISNLEMELAAARATQETILSGSPLSEDVKTGSSRKKRYLMVIGINIAFSSRKRRDSVRMTWMPQGEKGKKLEEEKGIIVRFVIGHSATTGGILDRAIEAEDRKHGDFLRLDHVEGYLELSAKTKIYFATATALWDADFYVKVDDDVHVNIATLGETLVRHRKKPQLYIGCMKSGPVLNQKYVKYHEPEYWKFGEAGNKYFRHATGQLYAISKDLATYISINQHVLHKYANEDVSLGSWFIGLDVDHIDDRRLCCGTPPDCEWKAQAGNIYVASFDWSCSGICRSADRIREVHRRCGEGENVLWSASF comes from the exons ATGTCATTCAAGAGTAGAGGAGACCAGATTTCTTCTAAAACTTTTATATCACACAGATGGACTCTCTTCCTTTGCTTCTGCTGTTTTTGCGGTGGAAGGCTCTTCACCGATAG GATGTGGACAGTTCCTGAGTCAAGACGTATCACAAGGACAACTGCAATGGAAGCTGAAAGTCTAAAGTTAGTTTCAGAGGGCTGTGGCATTCAAACT TTTCATCAGAAAGATGTAAGGCGCGACTCTAGTGATATAATAGGAGAAGTTTATAAGACTCATAATGCTATTCA GACGTTAGATAAGACTATTTCAAATTTGGAGATGGAATTAGCTGCTGCAAGGGCAACGCAGGAGACCATTCTCAGTGGATCTCCCCTATCGGAAGATGTAAAGACTGGATCATCTAGAAAGAAAAGGTATTTAATGGTTATTGGAATTAACATAGCTTTCAGCAGCCGGAAACGAAGAGATTCAGTTCGTATGACATGGATGCCACAAG GTGAAAAAGGGAAGAAACTGGAAGAAGAGAAGGGCATCATTGTGCGTTTTGTCATTGGTCATAG TGCCACAACAGGAGGTATTTTGGACAGAGCCATTGAAGCAGAGGATAGAAAGCATGGAGATTTCTTGAGGCTG GATCATGTTGAAGGATACCTTGAATTGTCTGCCAAGACAAAGATATATTTTGCTACTGCAACTGCTTTGTGGGATGCAGATTTCTATGTTAAAGTTGATGACGATGTTCATGTAAATAT AGCAACACTTGGAGAAACGCTAGTTAGACACCGGAAGAAGCCACAGTTATACATTGGATGCATGAAATCAGGGCCTGTTCTTAATCAGAAGTACGTGAAATAT CATGAACCGGAGTATTGGAAATTTGGGGAAGCAGGAAACAAGTACTTCCGCCATGCTACTGGGCAGCTTTATGCCATTTCAAAAGATTTGGCGACATATATATCGATAAACCA GCATGTTTTGCACAAGTATGCAAACGAAGATGTCTCGTTGGGATCATGGTTTATTGGTCTTGATGTCGACCATATTGATGATCGCAGACTATGTTGTGGCACTCCTCCAG ATTGCGAGTGGAAGGCACAGGCAGGTAATATTTATGTTGCATCATTTGATTGGAGCTGCAGTGGGATATGCAGATCTGCTGATAGGATAAGAGAGGTCCACCGGAGATGCGGAGAAGGTGAGAATGTTTTGTGGAGTGCAAGTTTCTGA